CGTTGGCACCCAGAAGCGCGATGCGGTCATCCATATCAATGCGCAGGCTGATATTGCGCAAGACCGGTTTGCCGGGTTCATAGCCGACATCGCCGTTATGGATATTGATCAGGGGCGGTGGCAGTTCCTTGGGGCTTGGGAAGTCGAACGAAATGCTGCGGTCTTCGACAACGGCAATCGCCGGTCCCATTTTTTCCAGCATCTTGATACGGCTTTGCGCCTGTTTGGCCTTGCTGGCCTTGGCGCGGAACCGGTCGATGAAGGACTGGATGTGTTTTTGCTGGGCGACCTGTTTTTCGTAATGCTTGGACGCCAGTTCCATCTGCTCGCGGCGCGTTTTGGCAAATTTGTCGTAATTGCCGCCATACATCGTCACTTTGCCATCGGTCAGATGGGCAATATGTTTGACCGCCTTGTTCAGAAGGTCGCGGTCGTGACTGATCAGGATGATCGTGCCGGGATAGTTGATCAGATAGTTTTCAAGCCAGATGGTGGCTTCAAGATCAAGGTGGTTGGTCGGCTCGTCAAGCAGCAGCAGGTCGGGTTGCAGGAACAGGGTTGCCGCCAGTGCCACACGCATCCGCCAGCCGCCGGAAAAATCATCGCACGGGCGTTGCTGGGCTTCGGCATCGAAACCAAGGCCTGACAGGATCGATGCCGCACGGGCTTCTGCGGTGTGGGCGTCGATGTCGGCAAGCCGGGTATAGATATCGGCGATCCGGTTCGGATCAGTAACGTTTTCGGCTTCATGCAGAAGGGCGGCCCGTTCGGTATCGGCATCCAGAACCGTATCAAGCAGGGAGCGCGACCCCGCCGGGGCTTCCTGCGATACCACACCCATGCGGGTGCGGTTAGACAGCGATACATCGCCGCCATCCGATGCGATTTCGCCGGAAATCAGTTTCAAAAGCGTGGATTTGCCGGCCCCGTTACGTCCGATCAGGCCCAGTTTGTACCCGTCGGGTACGGTCAGGGTCACGTGATCAAGGATCATACGGCCGCCAATGCGGTAGGTCAGGTCGGTAATTTGCAGCATTTCGGGTCCGCGTTCGGGAATCGTTTGAAAATCTGTGCTTTCAATAGGGCAGGGAGGGCCGTGACGCAAGGATTCTTGAAACTGTCATGAACACTCGATCACAGGACCAACAGGACAAAATACGAGCGTGATGGGGTGGCAAGGCGCGCAGTTTCACGGGATTTGGCGGCTTTTCACACCTGTTCAACCCCCGATGCAAGGGGTGCAGGTCTGAATTGCGCGGACCGAACTATGTGTTGCGTTGCGAACCAAGGGCGTTTATACAGCGCCAACCTTAGGGTCTGCGGATGATAAGGAAGCCTTGTCGTCGGCTTTTTTATCTTCCGCAGTCCCTTCTTGGGGGTAACGAATTTTTACAAGTAGCTAGGTGAAACCAATGGCTATCGAACGCACTCTTTCGATCATCAAGCCGGACGCAACGCGCCGCAACCTGACGGGCAAAATCAATGCCGTCATCGAAGACGCAGGCCTTCGCATCGTCGCGCAGAAGCGTGTCGCTCTGACCCGTGCACAGGCCGAAGGCTTCTACGCTGTTCACAAGGAACGTTCGTTCTTTGGCGAACTCGTGGACTTCATGGTTTCCGGCCCGGTCGTCGTCCAGGCTCTGGAAGGCGAAAACGCTGTTGCCAAATACCGCGAAGTTATGGGCGCCACCAACCCGGCCAATGCCGAGGAAGGCACCATTCGCAAACAGTTTGCAGAATCCATCGAAGCGAACTCGGTCCATGGTTCGGACTCGCTTGAAAATGCTGCAATCGAAATTTCCTATTTCTTCGCCCAGACCGATATTGTCGGTTAAGCCTTAAAGCTCCGACATCGTCGGTTAAGCGATATGAAATACGGTTTCCGGTTCGCCGGATAAGAAGCGCCCCGCATCATGTGCGGGGCGTTTTTTTATGCCTGAAATATACAGCCGATCAGAGCAGAAATGCCGCCATCAATAACAGCAGGACGGCAATTGAAATGACGCTCCAGAGCATGAATTTGGTCCAGTTTTCCCAGCCATGCTGGTGGACATCAACCAGATTGTTATCGTAGTCGCTTCCCTGCATTGTTTCCTCCCTGACTTGTTACAGGTGTGGCGTGACCCTTGGCGGGAAATGCCAAACGCATCGTAACACATTTCAGGGGTGAATAAAGATCATCAAAATAACGTAAGGCGTTTGTTTTTGGCCAAGAAAAAAGCTGCCGAAACCGGCAGCTTTGCATTGTTTACCCCGCGATCAGGCGATCACAGCAGGAAGATGGCCATCAGGATCAGAATGGCGACAACAGAAAGAGTGCCCCACTTCATAAAGACGGTATAGCCGTTATAGATGTCGACGTGGGTCTTGGTCAGTTCGTAGTCTTTACCCTGCAAATTAGCCTCCTGCGTTTAGAATTTCTCCAGTGTATAGACGTGAAGTTGTTGCGACGCAAGACGCAGATTAACTGGCGATATCATTCATTTGGCCAATAAAGCCCGATGCGGATGTCAGTCTGTCGGGGCGCAGGAATAGGGCAGGAAGGAACCCGTGGCGCCTTCATTCATCATTCTCAGGGACATTTTATTGGCGTAATCGAGTTCAGCCTCGGTGGTCGGACAGACATGGATGCGTCCGGTGCATCCCGATGCAACAAAGGCATCTTCGCTTTTTAGAAATTCCTCGCCAAGCTCGCTTTTATCCCGGCTCGGTTGAAGCTGGTCGCGAAACGACTGGTAAAACTGGCACTTGCGTTGGGACCAACTCGGCTCATCGGCGCGGGCTTCATCGGCACAAAGCAGCATCGGTGCCACCAATACAGCAGCCAGAAGGGATGTATGCATCAGGATGGCTTGGGGAATATTCAGGCGCAGCACGGATAATTTCATGTTTCGGGGCTCTGATCCGGTGGACAGGTCGCAGGAGAAAAGACCTGAGAAATGCGAATGAAATATGACCAATATCAGAAACTGCCAGATCATTTTTCGTGATACCAGCAGACAAAAAAAGGGACAGGTTTTTACCTGCCCCTCAGACCGCTGACAAACCCCGTCATATTTTGGCGGGGTTTTTCTTTTAGAGGTGTTTGAAAGCTGGCTTGAGTGTGCCGAGGGGATTATCCCTCAGCGATTGGCCCCTTGGGGCCCAAAGCCAGGGCTATTTTCTTGATGTTTTGGGCGGCGGCGGCCAGCAGACATTGGCATTTGACATTGATCAGTCCCCGGAACCTTGCATATCGATGACCGTGAAGCTGTTTGGCATCTGCAAAAGAGCGTTCGACCGTCTCTTTTCGGCGCTTGTAAACCCGCTTACCCCACTCTGTCAGACGATAGGCGTCAGCCCGGTCTCTGGCGTCTTGCCAGACATGGCGCGTGACAGTTTTTCGGTGGTGGGCATTGGCGGTACAGGAAGCCAGCACAGGACAGGTGCGGCATTTTTCCGGGTCGCTGTGATAATGGCGGTATCCATTTCGGTCGGTTGTCGCATAAGACAGAAGCTGACCTTCGGGGCAGCGATAAGCATCACGCTCAGGGTCATAAACGTATTTGCGTTTGGGGATGTAGCCTTCCCGAAGGTTCGGGCGGCGATAGCCCGTCACGCCAAGGATGTCACGATCTTCAAGGCCTTTGGCAATCGCGGCGGTCGCATAGCCCGCATCCAGTCCGACGGCGATAACATCAAGGTCAAAACGCTGCCTTTGTCGGTCAAGACGGTCGAGATAGGGAATGCTGTCATGCAGATTGGCCGGGGTGGCGTAACTGTCGGTAATGATCCCAAGCTTGCCATCGACCGTGCGGTGATCGAGATAGAAAAAGCCCTTGGGCTTGCCGTCGCGTACCATATATCCGCTGTCGGGATCGGTTCGGCTGATCTTGGTTTCTTTCTCAACCGGCTGGCGTTCCTTGGCTTTGAGCGGCTTTTTCGCATGAGCCGCCCGGTCTTCCTCAATCGCCAGATCCAGATCATCCCAATAGGCCGCGCGCGATTTGGCAACCACTTCGCGGTCCCATTTGTTCTTGTTGGCATCGGCCTTCAAATGCGTGCTGTCGGTATAGAGAACCTTACCATCCACCAGCCCGTGCCTGATCGCCTGCTCGACGATCTCGTCAAAAATATCCTGCGCAACACTGGCATCATGATATCGACGCCGCCGGTTCTGCGACAGGGTCGAGGCATCAAAGACCTTGTCGGTCAGCTTGAGTTGCAAAAACCAGCGATAGGCGACATTGACCTCAATCTCGCGCACAAGCTGGCGCTCCGAGCGCACGCCAAACAGATAGCCAATGAACAGCGCCTTAAACATCATCACCGGATCAAGGGCGGGACGGCCATTGTTCGCGCAGTACAAATCGGCCACGCGCGCATGGATAAAACTGAAATCGATCACGGCATCGATCTTACGAAGCAAATGATCGCTGGGGACCAAACTGTCGAGTGTCACCATCTCAAGTTCGGTTTGATGTGGGCTGGGTTTCTTAAGCATTCCCCATTGAATCAAAAATCCCCGCCAATGGCGAGGACTTTGTCAGCAGTCTGAGGGACAGGTTTTTACCTGCCCCTGAACCATGTGCGGATCGCCCGCCACGGGCGCAGTCAATTCGGTTCGGGCACCGGATTGATTTGCGCGAAATCCGGGGCATTCGCATCGGCGACCGTAACGATCCCGGCTTCATCGACCGAAACCCGGCCCTCGGCGATCCAGCGGATCACCTGCGGATAAATACGATGTTCCTGTTTCAGGATGCGCTGCGCCAGCGTACCGGCATCATCACCGGGCAGGACCGGCACCACGGCCTGCGCAATGATTGGGCCGCTGTCGACTTCGGGCACCACATAATGCACCGTGCAGCCGGAATATTTCACCCCGGCATCAAGGGCGGCCTGATGAACGTGCAGGCCCTTGAAGCTTGGCAGAAGGGACGGGTGAATATTGATCAGACGGCCTTGCCAGCGGGTCACGAAGCTTTCACTGACCAGACGCAGATAACCCGCCAGAACCACCAGATCGGCACCGGATTCTTCAATCAGGTTGCTGACCGTGCTGTCATAGGCTTCGCGCCCACCTTCAAAGCCCTTGTGCGAAATGGCTTCTGCCCGGATACCGGCACGACGCGCCCGTTCAAGCCCGCCTGCGTCAAGCTGGTTGGAAAACACCAGAACGATTTCCGCCGGATAGTCGGCAGTTTTGCAGGCATCAATGATCGCCTGAAGGTTCGACCCGCCGCCCGAAACCAGAACCGCGAGTTTTAGCGGCGTTACTTTTCCCATGCAGCGGCCATGTTTTTGATGATGACCTGCGGGCCATCACCGGCACGCGGGCCGATCACACCGATCTGGCTGACGGTTTCGCCGTGTTCACGCAAAAGCGCTTCGGCCTCATCGGCCTTGTCGGCCGGAACCACAACGCACATGCCAATGCCGCAGTTAAAGGTACGCGCCATTTCAACCGACGGGATGCCGCCCTGTTTGGACAGCCATTTGAAAATCGGAAGGAATTCCCACGTGCTGGCGTCAAACACCGCCGTCAGGTTTTCGGGCAAAACGCGCGGGACGTTTTCGGTCAAACCGCCACCGGTGATATGCGCCAGCGCCTTGACCAGACCGGCTTTGTGCGCCGCCAAACAGCTTTTGACATAGATTTTGGTCGGTTCAAGCAGCGCCTCGCCAACATTTTTGCCCGGTGCAAACGGGGCATCATCGCCGTAACCAAGACCGGCCATGTCGACAACCTTGCGCACCAGCGAATAACCGTTGGAATGCACACCACTGGATGCCAGGCCAAGGATCACATCGCCCTCGGCAACGTTGGAGCCATCAAGCAACTCGCCGCGTTCCGCCGCCCCAACCGCAAAGCCGGCCAGATCATATTCACCGTCCGCATACATGCCCGGCATTTCGGCGGTTTCCCCGCCAATCAACGCGCAGCCCGCCTGTTTGCAACCCTCGGCAATACCGGCAACAACGTCGGTTGCCTTGTCGACGGCAAGTTTGCCGGTGGCAAAGTAATCAAGGAACAGAAGCGGCTCCGCCCCCTGGACCACAAGGTCATTGACGCTCATCGCGACAAGGTCGATGCCGACGGTATCGTGTTTGTCGGCCAGAAAGGCGACTTTCAGCTTGGTGCCGACACCATCGGTGCAGGAAACCAGAACCGGGTCGTTATAACCGGCAGCTTTCAGGTCGAACAAAGCGCCGAATCCCCCCAAACCACCGGTAACGCCGGTTCTGCTGGTTGCTTTGGCCAGCGGTTTGATAGCATCGACAAGGGCATTGCCAGCATCGATATCGACACCGGAGTCCTTATAGGTAAGGCCGTTGGAGGCGGTCATTGGGTGATCCTCGGCTTAAGCGCATGGATAAAACAAAGCGGGCAACCCGCGTTTTTCATCAGTAGGGGCGATCAGGCCGGGTTTTGGCAACCGGGGCTGGAACTTTCGCCTTGGTTACGCCTTTAATCAGGGCAATAAGAAGCCAAAAGTCATCATACTGATAAAAAACGCGGGCTTGATAATTTCCGCTGGGCCGAAAATACTCAAACGTGGGCAATATGCAATGCTCAGGTGCGCATGGGAGAGTTTTCTTTCCAGAATGCTTCACTCGTGCCACAAGAAGCATCAAACCATCGAAAAATGGGCAAAGAGGCAAACGTGCTTACAAGACTCAAAAGTTTCAGGCTGTTGGCAGGTGTCGTCGGACTTTCGGCGTCCTTATCCTTTCCGGTATTTGCGCAGGACATCTTCTCGGTATCGGGGGTGCATGTTGACGAAAGTGCGGAAACCGCCGCCGCCGCACGTGATCAGGCCCTTGCCATCGGTCAGCGCAAGGCCTTCGATGAGGTTGTGGCACGCCTGACATTGCCCGAAGACCGCAGAGGTCTTGGCACGCCAAACCAGAACGACATCAATAATATGGTGCGCGATTTCGGCGTTTCGAACGAGAAAACATCCTCGGTGCGCTATATCGCCGACATGACGGTGCGCTTCAAGGAAAACGAACTTCGCAATTATTTGCGTTTCCGCGATATCCCGTTTGCCGAATTGCAGTCCAAGCCGGTGATCATTGTGCCGGTCTATCATTCGGGCGGTTACACCAGCCTGTGGGATGACCCCAATCCGTGGCGCGATATCTGGAGCCGCAATTTCGCATCGGGCGGTCTGGTCCCGGTCAAGGCACCAATTGGCGATTTGCAGGATATCGGCATTGTTTCGGCCGAGCAGGCTGAAAATGGTGTGATCGACCGCCTAAACGAGCTTGCCCGCCGCTATGGTGCGAATGTCGCCGTTGTCGCCAGCGCCACGGTCCGTGGTGAAACCGGCGCGGAAACGGTTGATGTGACCGCCACCCGATATGACGCGGGCGGTGCGCCACAGATTTTTGGCGTGACCGAAACCACCCAGCCGGGCGAAAGCCTGAACGAAACGCTGGTTCGCGCGGCCAAAGGCGTACAGGACCAGCTTTCGGATGGCTGGAAACGTGCCAACCTGATCAATTACGGCACCGGCGGGCAGTTGATGGTGTTCATTCCGATCACCGGTCTTGATGACTGGGCCAGGATCGAGGAACGCATTATCGGCTCTCCGGTGGTACGAAACAGCCGGGTCGTCGCAATGTCGCGCCGTGAAGTACAGATTGCTGTGGATTATGTCGGGTCGACCGATCAGCTTCGCACCGCCCTGGCACAACAGAATCTGAGCCTGAGTCAGATGGGGGATATCTGGTTCATCCAGCCTGTCGGGTCGGAGCGTTTGCAGGACCTGTCGATTGGCGGATAATGCCGCCTGAGGCTTAACCGTTCAGGATGTTCGCAAATATTTTGGGGGCGGGCATCATCACGGCGACATGACAGCGAAACAAGGGGAAAAACGGATATGACGTTTCGGCAGCAGGCCCGTTTCTGGCTGATTTTCATTGTCGGTTTTTTCGTTCTGATCTGGCTTTTTTCGGGTATCCTGCTGCCGTTTGTGGCCGGGATGGCGATTGCCTATTTCCTTGATCCGCTGGCCGACCGGCTGGAAGCACGCGGGATCAACCGGACGATTGCCACGACGATCATCACGGTTCTGTTTTTTCTGATTTTCATTTTCGTGTTGTTGCTGATCGTGCCGATGATCGGCAGCCAGCTTGCAGGCTTCCTTGAAAGACTGCCCGGTTATATCGACACATTGCGGACGACCGTAGCGCCGTATGTGCAGCACATCATCGACCGCATCGCGCCCGAAACGCTTGAAGGCATATCGGATTCGGTCAAAGGCCAGACCGCGAACGCGATCAAATGGGTCGGCAACCTTCTGACCAATGTGCTTTCGGGGGGGCTGGCGTTGCTGAACTTCCTCAGCCTTGTGTTCATTACCCCGGTTGTGGCGTTTTACCTGCTGCGTGACTGGGACAAGATCGTTGCCAAGATCGATGGATATCTGCCGCGCCGTTCGGCCGAGGATATCCGCCAATGCGCGCGCGAAATTGATGAAACGCTGGCAGGCTTCGTGCGCGGGCAGGCCACGGTTTGCATCCTGCTCGGCCTGTTCTACGCGCTGGGCCTGACGGCGGTTGGGCTTGAATTCGGCTTTGTCATTGGCCTGATGACCGGGCTTGTGTCCTTTGTACCCTATTTCGGCATGTTTGCCGGGTTCGCCGTTGGCATGGGCGTGGCATTGGCGCAGTTTGGCGTCAGTGTCGATCTGGCGCTGGTCGCCCTTGTTTTCGGGGCCGGGCAGGTGATGGAAGGCAACTTCCTGACCCCGAAACTGGTCGGCGACAAGGTCGGTCTGCATGCGGTCTGGGTGATGTTTGCCCTGCTGGCCGGGGGTGCTGTTTTCGGATTGCTGGGTGTGATGCTGGCCGTACCGGTGGCTGCGGTGATCGGTGTGCTTGTGCGATATGGCTTAAGGCAGTATCTGGATAGCCGGTTATATGATCACGGCCCTGACAATCCGGCCTATGATCCGTTAAAAGACGCCGAGAATTGAGAACACAGTGACCCGCGCACCCCAAAAGACGGCCCCGGACGAAACGCCCGCTGCACCCGAAAAGGGTGGCGACGGCCATATGCCGGAATTATCGCCGCAACAGTTGCCGCTGGAACTGGAACTGCGCCCGGCATTGGGGCGGGCCGATTTCATGGTCGCCGATTGTAATCGCGAAGCCGTTTCATGGATTGATCACTGGCCGGAATGGCCGGTTCCTGCCCTTTGCCTTTATGGTCCGCGCGGATCGGGCAAAAGCCACCTTGCGGAAGTATGGCGGGCACGGTCGGCCGCGCTAAGCGTTTCGGGGCGTGACCTTGTCGGGGCGAATCCGGACGTGCTTCTGGGCGATGCCACCGGGCTTGTCATCGAGGATGCCGATCTTGGCCTCGACGAGACGGTGTGTTTCCATCTTTATAATATGCTCAAAGAACGCGGCGGGCATTTGCTGATGACCGCACAGCAGCCCCCATCGCGCTGGAAAGTCGATCTGCCGGATTTGAAATCACGGCTGGGGGCGGCACTGGTCTGCGAAATTTCCCCGCCCGATGACGACTTGATGGTCGGACTTCTGATCAAGCTGTTCGCCGACCGGCAGATGGCACCTGGCCCGCAGATCATTGCCTATATCCTGCCACGCATCGAACGCAGCTTTGTCGCGCTTACCGAACTGGTGGCCGCGATTGACCGGCAGGCATTGGCGCAAAAGCGCGCGGTGACATTGCCGCTGGTGCGGGCCGTTATGGATGGTCAACAGGATTGACGTAGCAGTCAGACGCATTTTCGATAGGCGGGGCAAGATGTTGCGCGTTATATTCGCCCGATTGCAAATTACCGGATAGTGCATGTGACCCCGCGCAAGACCAAGGTTAAACCGTCCCTGAAATCCAAGACCGATGCACTGGTCCAGTCCGGACATGTTCTGGGCTGGCGCGAATGGATCGGACTACCGGATTTTGACGTGCCGTTGATGAAGGCCAAGGTCGATACCGGGGCGCGGACATCGTCGCTTCATGCGCTTAATCCCCGCATGATTGAACGCGATAACCAAAAATTCGTAAAATTCATCTTGCCGCATTACCGCGGTGACGGGCATGGTCGTATCGAATGCACGGCACCGCTTGTTGAAACCCGCGAGATTCGCAGTTCCAACGGCGAGGCCGAGGAACGTTATGTGATTTCGACCCATATTGCCGTCGGGCATCATAAAATCCGGGTCGAGATTTCATTGGCAAACCGTTCATTGATGGGCTTTCCCATGCTGCTGGGGCGCACGGCAATGAAGGCAGGAAGATTTTTGGTCCAACCGTCAAAATCTTATCTGGCGGGGAAACCGGAACAGGTTTATACGGCGCTGCAATCCGGCACCGTTTCGGAACAATGATCCGACGCTGTCGTTGAACCTTCGACACATTCTGTAACGCTCGACCACGGGAGTCCATTGCATGAAAATCGCAATGCTTGCGCGCAATCCTAATCTGTACTCCCACAAACGGCTGGTCGAGGCGGCCGAAAGTCGCGGGCACGAGATTGATGTCATCAACACCTTGCGCGTGACGATGAACATCACGTCGCTGAAGCCGGAAATCTATTACGGCGGCAAGAAACTGACCGGGTATGACGCGGTTATTCCGCGTATCGGCGTTTCGGTGACGTTTTTCGGACTGGCGGTGCTGCGTCAGTTTGAAATGATGGGGGTTTATCCGTTAAACGAATCCGTGGCGATTGGCCGGTCACGTGACAAGCTGCGCTCCTTGCAGATCCTGTCGCGGCGTGGTGTCGGCCTGCCGGTGACGGCCTTTGCCCATGATCCGAAAAAAACCGACGAGGTTCTTTCGATTGTCGGCGGTGCGCCGGTTGTGATCAAGCTTCTGGAAGGCACCCAGGGCATTGGCGTGGTTCTTGGCGAAACCGAAAAATCCGCCAAATCCGTGATCGAGGCCTTTCGCGGGGCCAATGTCGATATCATGGTGCAGGAATTCATCAAGGAAGCCGGCAATACAGATATTCGCTGCTTTGTAATTGGCGAGAAAGTCATTGCCAGCATGGAACGCACCGGGGCGGAGGGTGATTTCCGGTCCAACATTCATCGTGGTGGTTCGGCGCGTGCCGTGCGTATTACTCCGCAGGAACGTGCAACAGCAGTTGAAGCCGCCAAGGCGATGGGGCTAAATGTCTGTGGTGTCGATATTCTTCGCTCCAACCACGGTCCGGTGGTGATGGAAGTCAATTCATCGCCCGGGCTGGAAGGCATCGAAGGGGCAACCGGCAAGGACATTGCCGGAATGATTATCGAATTCATGGAAAAGGATCACCGCCCCGGCAAGGTGCGGACCAAAGGCAAGGGATAAACTGTGAACGAGATCGGGAAGAAAGTATCCAACGCCAGATCGGCAAAGGTAGCCAGGACCCCGGACTTCGAGATTGGCGATAAAAGGGTGCCTGCGGGCACCCGCCAGATCGTTGATATTCCGATCTCGCTTTTATCCAATCACACGCCGGTCAATCTGACCGTCAATGTGGTGCATGGCAAACGGCCCGGCCCGGTTCTGTTCGTTAGTGGTGCCGTGCATGGCGATGAAATCGTCGGGGTGGAGGTCATCCGCCGGGTTCTGAAATCGCCCGCCCTTCGCGGGATGCATGGAACCTTGCTGGCGGTTCCGGTCGTCAATGCGTTCGGGTTTCTGAACCATACGCGCTATCTGCCCGACCGCCGCGACCTTAATCGATGCTTCCCCGGTCATTCGGCGGGCTCCCTTGCCGCACAGCTTGCCCATCTTTTCCTGACTGAAATTGTCGAACGGTCCGACTTCGGCATCGATCTGCATTCCGCAGCCGTGAACCGCGTGAATCTGCCCCAGATCAGGGTCAATGAAGATGACGAGGATATCATGGCCTATGCCGAGGCCTTCGGTGCCCCGATCATCCTGACCAGTCCGCTGCGCGAAGGCTCGCTGCGCCAGGCCGGCAAGGAGGCCGAAGTGCCGATCCTGCTCTATGAAGCGGGCGAGGGGCTCCGGTTTGATGAAATGTCGATCCGGGCCGGTGTTTCGGGGGTTTTGCGCGTGATGCGCAAGCTTGGCATGACGTCGGGCCGCTCGATCCGTGATCCGAAAGTCCCCCCTTTCAAATCATCAAGCAGTTACTGGCTGCGTGCGCCGG
The Thalassospira xiamenensis M-5 = DSM 17429 DNA segment above includes these coding regions:
- a CDS encoding ABC-F family ATP-binding cassette domain-containing protein, with the translated sequence MLQITDLTYRIGGRMILDHVTLTVPDGYKLGLIGRNGAGKSTLLKLISGEIASDGGDVSLSNRTRMGVVSQEAPAGSRSLLDTVLDADTERAALLHEAENVTDPNRIADIYTRLADIDAHTAEARAASILSGLGFDAEAQQRPCDDFSGGWRMRVALAATLFLQPDLLLLDEPTNHLDLEATIWLENYLINYPGTIILISHDRDLLNKAVKHIAHLTDGKVTMYGGNYDKFAKTRREQMELASKHYEKQVAQQKHIQSFIDRFRAKASKAKQAQSRIKMLEKMGPAIAVVEDRSISFDFPSPKELPPPLINIHNGDVGYEPGKPVLRNISLRIDMDDRIALLGANGNGKSTLAKLLANRLELMAGEKVASGKLRIGYFAQHQTDELRPDETPYQHMAALMPDVIEHKVRAQLGRFAFEGQKGDTKVKDLSGGEKARLLFALMTLDAPHMLILDEPTNHLDIDSRDALNHALNAYEGAVIIISHDPYLIEACADRLILVADGAVTAFDGDVAEYRQYLLNRARDERRADKAEANENGEPARPEDKGNRKALRQQAAEKRKAAAPIKREIENLEKQMEKLTERRDKIKDEMADPALYEPDNATKLTTLQKDLGKIENELAEIETRWMEKQEEYEQKVA
- the ndk gene encoding nucleoside-diphosphate kinase; this encodes MAIERTLSIIKPDATRRNLTGKINAVIEDAGLRIVAQKRVALTRAQAEGFYAVHKERSFFGELVDFMVSGPVVVQALEGENAVAKYREVMGATNPANAEEGTIRKQFAESIEANSVHGSDSLENAAIEISYFFAQTDIVG
- a CDS encoding aa3-type cytochrome c oxidase subunit IV, whose amino-acid sequence is MQGSDYDNNLVDVHQHGWENWTKFMLWSVISIAVLLLLMAAFLL
- a CDS encoding aa3-type cytochrome c oxidase subunit IV, coding for MQGKDYELTKTHVDIYNGYTVFMKWGTLSVVAILILMAIFLL
- a CDS encoding IS1182 family transposase, with translation MLKKPSPHQTELEMVTLDSLVPSDHLLRKIDAVIDFSFIHARVADLYCANNGRPALDPVMMFKALFIGYLFGVRSERQLVREIEVNVAYRWFLQLKLTDKVFDASTLSQNRRRRYHDASVAQDIFDEIVEQAIRHGLVDGKVLYTDSTHLKADANKNKWDREVVAKSRAAYWDDLDLAIEEDRAAHAKKPLKAKERQPVEKETKISRTDPDSGYMVRDGKPKGFFYLDHRTVDGKLGIITDSYATPANLHDSIPYLDRLDRQRQRFDLDVIAVGLDAGYATAAIAKGLEDRDILGVTGYRRPNLREGYIPKRKYVYDPERDAYRCPEGQLLSYATTDRNGYRHYHSDPEKCRTCPVLASCTANAHHRKTVTRHVWQDARDRADAYRLTEWGKRVYKRRKETVERSFADAKQLHGHRYARFRGLINVKCQCLLAAAAQNIKKIALALGPKGPIAEG
- the purN gene encoding phosphoribosylglycinamide formyltransferase, with amino-acid sequence MGKVTPLKLAVLVSGGGSNLQAIIDACKTADYPAEIVLVFSNQLDAGGLERARRAGIRAEAISHKGFEGGREAYDSTVSNLIEESGADLVVLAGYLRLVSESFVTRWQGRLINIHPSLLPSFKGLHVHQAALDAGVKYSGCTVHYVVPEVDSGPIIAQAVVPVLPGDDAGTLAQRILKQEHRIYPQVIRWIAEGRVSVDEAGIVTVADANAPDFAQINPVPEPN
- the purM gene encoding phosphoribosylformylglycinamidine cyclo-ligase; translation: MTASNGLTYKDSGVDIDAGNALVDAIKPLAKATSRTGVTGGLGGFGALFDLKAAGYNDPVLVSCTDGVGTKLKVAFLADKHDTVGIDLVAMSVNDLVVQGAEPLLFLDYFATGKLAVDKATDVVAGIAEGCKQAGCALIGGETAEMPGMYADGEYDLAGFAVGAAERGELLDGSNVAEGDVILGLASSGVHSNGYSLVRKVVDMAGLGYGDDAPFAPGKNVGEALLEPTKIYVKSCLAAHKAGLVKALAHITGGGLTENVPRVLPENLTAVFDASTWEFLPIFKWLSKQGGIPSVEMARTFNCGIGMCVVVPADKADEAEALLREHGETVSQIGVIGPRAGDGPQVIIKNMAAAWEK
- a CDS encoding DUF2066 domain-containing protein, producing the protein MLTRLKSFRLLAGVVGLSASLSFPVFAQDIFSVSGVHVDESAETAAAARDQALAIGQRKAFDEVVARLTLPEDRRGLGTPNQNDINNMVRDFGVSNEKTSSVRYIADMTVRFKENELRNYLRFRDIPFAELQSKPVIIVPVYHSGGYTSLWDDPNPWRDIWSRNFASGGLVPVKAPIGDLQDIGIVSAEQAENGVIDRLNELARRYGANVAVVASATVRGETGAETVDVTATRYDAGGAPQIFGVTETTQPGESLNETLVRAAKGVQDQLSDGWKRANLINYGTGGQLMVFIPITGLDDWARIEERIIGSPVVRNSRVVAMSRREVQIAVDYVGSTDQLRTALAQQNLSLSQMGDIWFIQPVGSERLQDLSIGG
- a CDS encoding AI-2E family transporter; translation: MTFRQQARFWLIFIVGFFVLIWLFSGILLPFVAGMAIAYFLDPLADRLEARGINRTIATTIITVLFFLIFIFVLLLIVPMIGSQLAGFLERLPGYIDTLRTTVAPYVQHIIDRIAPETLEGISDSVKGQTANAIKWVGNLLTNVLSGGLALLNFLSLVFITPVVAFYLLRDWDKIVAKIDGYLPRRSAEDIRQCAREIDETLAGFVRGQATVCILLGLFYALGLTAVGLEFGFVIGLMTGLVSFVPYFGMFAGFAVGMGVALAQFGVSVDLALVALVFGAGQVMEGNFLTPKLVGDKVGLHAVWVMFALLAGGAVFGLLGVMLAVPVAAVIGVLVRYGLRQYLDSRLYDHGPDNPAYDPLKDAEN
- a CDS encoding HdaA/DnaA family protein, which translates into the protein MTRAPQKTAPDETPAAPEKGGDGHMPELSPQQLPLELELRPALGRADFMVADCNREAVSWIDHWPEWPVPALCLYGPRGSGKSHLAEVWRARSAALSVSGRDLVGANPDVLLGDATGLVIEDADLGLDETVCFHLYNMLKERGGHLLMTAQQPPSRWKVDLPDLKSRLGAALVCEISPPDDDLMVGLLIKLFADRQMAPGPQIIAYILPRIERSFVALTELVAAIDRQALAQKRAVTLPLVRAVMDGQQD
- a CDS encoding ATP-dependent zinc protease, yielding MTPRKTKVKPSLKSKTDALVQSGHVLGWREWIGLPDFDVPLMKAKVDTGARTSSLHALNPRMIERDNQKFVKFILPHYRGDGHGRIECTAPLVETREIRSSNGEAEERYVISTHIAVGHHKIRVEISLANRSLMGFPMLLGRTAMKAGRFLVQPSKSYLAGKPEQVYTALQSGTVSEQ